The following coding sequences are from one Caldilineales bacterium window:
- a CDS encoding cytochrome C, translating to MTNIDRVIGPRIPAEEMRTRGGRYILPTALFLVATVLLLISIFLPYWQLTLHAPQYPEGLTVTSYLNQMSGDVHEIDGLNHYIGMRPLGEAAVFERSVSIIGVIVLILLVLAAVFVHNRWAALLALPALLFPAIFLADLQFWLANFGQHLDPKAPLSSSIKPFIPPALGEGHIAQFSTTAVPAIGLWLAILASALILVGLYFHRRAYKPLVEAQLAEA from the coding sequence ATGACCAATATCGACCGAGTCATCGGTCCTCGCATCCCTGCCGAGGAAATGAGAACCCGCGGCGGGCGCTACATCTTGCCCACGGCGCTGTTCCTGGTCGCGACCGTCCTGCTGCTGATCTCCATCTTCCTCCCCTACTGGCAACTCACGCTCCACGCCCCGCAATATCCCGAGGGGCTGACCGTCACCTCCTATCTCAACCAGATGTCCGGCGACGTGCACGAGATCGATGGTTTGAACCACTATATCGGTATGCGCCCCCTGGGCGAGGCGGCGGTGTTCGAACGCTCGGTCTCGATCATCGGTGTGATCGTGCTGATCCTGCTCGTGTTGGCGGCTGTCTTCGTCCACAACCGTTGGGCGGCGCTGCTGGCCCTGCCGGCGCTGCTGTTCCCGGCCATCTTCCTGGCCGACCTGCAGTTCTGGCTGGCGAATTTCGGCCAGCATCTCGACCCCAAGGCTCCCCTTTCCAGCAGCATCAAACCCTTCATCCCGCCGGCTTTGGGCGAAGGACACATCGCTCAATTCAGCACTACCGCCGTGCCTGCCATCGGTCTGTGGCTGGCGATCCTGGCCTCGGCCCTGATCCTGGTGGGTCTCTACTTCCACCGCCGCGCCTACAAGCCGTTGGTCGAAGCGCAGTTGGCCGAGGCCTAG
- a CDS encoding nitrous oxide reductase family maturation protein NosD, translated as MKAFVPFLALVVFLVAALAPASAQQPGFDLAAALAAAQPGETVTVPAGVYPGPLVIGRSLKLVGEGRPVIQGDGRGNVVAITAPDVTFDGFVVRGSGDSIDREDAGILVKAPRAIIADNRLEDVLFGIYLQEAPESTIRANTVLAKDLPISRRGDGIKIWYSHNSLIEGNHVQGSRDILFWFSPDSIIRNNVVEDGRYGMHFMQTSQQMIENNVLRGNAVGIYLMYGKGFTLRRNLLQDNHGPSGYGLGLKDVDDVVVEGNRMISNRLGVYVDNSPVSSDAFVRFENNLFAYNEIGANLLPLVQRNTYTQNIFQDNGEQIAIQGGGELVGNQWSDESGLGNYWSDYAGFDADGDRVGDIPYKSISLYENLMALYPELRLFQLSPAADALDFAATAFPLFQPRAKMSDERPLMAPPALPLVPGLSRPPFLGNALAAFAMLFLAGLILLAATRSHRLS; from the coding sequence ATGAAAGCCTTCGTCCCCTTCTTGGCCCTGGTCGTCTTCCTGGTTGCCGCCCTGGCGCCGGCTTCGGCTCAGCAACCTGGCTTCGACCTGGCCGCCGCCCTGGCCGCTGCCCAACCAGGCGAGACCGTCACCGTTCCGGCAGGCGTCTATCCCGGCCCGCTTGTCATTGGCCGCTCGCTGAAGCTGGTCGGCGAGGGCCGGCCGGTCATCCAGGGTGACGGCCGGGGCAATGTGGTGGCGATCACCGCCCCTGATGTCACCTTCGATGGTTTTGTGGTGCGTGGCAGCGGCGACTCCATCGACCGCGAGGACGCCGGCATCCTTGTCAAGGCTCCGCGTGCGATCATCGCCGACAACCGACTTGAGGATGTGCTCTTCGGCATCTATTTGCAGGAAGCGCCCGAGAGCACCATCCGTGCGAATACCGTGCTGGCCAAGGATCTGCCGATCTCGCGGCGCGGGGATGGCATCAAAATCTGGTATAGCCACAACAGCTTGATCGAAGGGAATCACGTGCAGGGCAGCCGCGACATTCTTTTCTGGTTCTCGCCCGACAGCATCATCCGCAACAACGTCGTCGAAGATGGCCGCTACGGCATGCACTTTATGCAGACCAGCCAGCAGATGATCGAGAACAATGTCCTGCGGGGCAATGCCGTGGGCATCTATTTGATGTACGGCAAGGGTTTCACCTTGCGTCGCAACCTCCTGCAAGACAATCACGGGCCGAGCGGCTACGGCCTGGGATTGAAGGATGTGGATGATGTCGTGGTCGAGGGCAACCGCATGATTAGCAATCGATTGGGGGTTTATGTCGACAATTCGCCTGTCAGCAGCGATGCCTTCGTCCGCTTCGAGAACAATCTTTTTGCCTACAACGAGATCGGCGCCAATCTGCTGCCGCTGGTGCAGCGCAATACCTACACCCAGAACATCTTCCAGGACAACGGCGAGCAGATCGCCATCCAGGGCGGCGGCGAATTGGTCGGCAACCAGTGGTCGGACGAGAGCGGTCTCGGCAATTATTGGAGTGACTACGCCGGCTTCGACGCTGATGGCGACCGGGTGGGCGACATCCCCTACAAATCCATCAGTCTGTACGAGAACCTGATGGCGCTCTATCCTGAATTGCGACTTTTCCAGCTTAGCCCCGCCGCCGATGCCCTCGATTTCGCCGCCACCGCCTTTCCGCTCTTCCAGCCGCGGGCCAAGATGAGCGATGAGCGACCGTTGATGGCGCCGCCCGCCCTCCCCCTTGTCCCTGGCCTCAGCCGCCCGCCCTTCCTGGGTAATGCCCTGGCGGCGTTTGCCATGCTGTTCCTGGCCGGCCTGATCCTCCTCGCGGCCA
- the nosZ gene encoding Sec-dependent nitrous-oxide reductase: MKRVLLIGLILLLALAVAACGGKKTTPTAIPQQSGLPQDALAIAQERGLTPADITAALKTYLPSGKWDEYLMFASGGHSGNLIVIGLPSMRILKNIAVFTPEAWQGYGFGNKEVEDMLDAGNVNGVKIRMGDTHHPALSETAGDYDGQFIFINDKTNARVAVIDLRDFETKQIVKDPNIISNHGSSFVTPNTDYLIQASQYATPLGWAYAPLDEYQEKYRGMMTFWKFDRAKGRIDPDQSFGVELPPYWQDLCDAGKLVSDGWAFCNSINTEMATGGIEEGNPPFEAGVSQRDTDYMHIVDWKKAEEVVKAGKTETINGMRVIRIPTAVAENVLFLAPEPKSPHGADVTPDGKYVVVAGKLDPHVTIYSFDKIKQAIADQKWTEDPFGIHVLDFDSVKHAQVELGLGPLHTQFDDKGFAYTSLFLDSAVAKWKLGGDDPASWTLVEKLPVQYNIGHLAAAEGDTVSPDGKYLVALNKWAVDRFSPVGPLLPQNLQLVDIGGANMQLLYDMAMGIGEPHYAQIIKADKIKALNAYPEVGWDPIKWQKSEFATKPGEEKVVRNGNEVEVFMTAVRSHLNPEHVKIKKGDHVVWHITNIETAHDATHGFNLAGYNIGLSIEPGETASFEFDAVNDGTYAYYCTEFCSALHLEMMGYMLVEP; encoded by the coding sequence ATGGGATGAGTATCTGATGTTCGCATCCGGCGGTCATTCGGGCAATCTCATCGTCATCGGTCTGCCCTCGATGCGCATCCTCAAGAACATCGCCGTGTTCACGCCCGAAGCATGGCAGGGCTACGGTTTCGGCAACAAGGAAGTCGAGGACATGCTCGACGCCGGCAATGTCAACGGGGTCAAAATCCGCATGGGCGACACCCACCATCCGGCCTTGAGCGAGACGGCCGGCGATTACGACGGTCAATTCATCTTCATCAACGATAAGACCAATGCCCGCGTGGCTGTGATCGATCTGCGCGATTTCGAGACCAAGCAGATCGTCAAGGACCCGAACATCATCAGCAACCACGGCTCCAGCTTCGTCACGCCCAACACCGATTACCTCATCCAGGCCAGTCAATACGCCACGCCGCTCGGCTGGGCCTATGCTCCTCTGGACGAATACCAGGAGAAGTACCGGGGCATGATGACCTTCTGGAAGTTCGACCGCGCGAAAGGCCGCATCGACCCGGACCAGTCCTTTGGCGTGGAACTGCCGCCCTACTGGCAGGACTTGTGCGACGCCGGCAAGTTGGTCAGCGACGGGTGGGCTTTCTGCAACTCGATCAACACGGAAATGGCCACTGGCGGCATCGAAGAAGGCAATCCGCCCTTCGAGGCCGGCGTCAGCCAGCGCGACACTGACTATATGCATATCGTCGATTGGAAGAAGGCCGAAGAAGTGGTGAAGGCCGGCAAGACAGAGACCATCAATGGGATGCGGGTCATCCGTATCCCCACCGCCGTAGCCGAGAACGTGCTCTTCCTGGCGCCGGAGCCAAAAAGCCCGCATGGGGCCGATGTAACCCCTGACGGCAAGTATGTGGTCGTGGCCGGCAAACTCGACCCGCACGTGACCATCTACAGCTTCGACAAGATCAAGCAGGCCATCGCCGACCAGAAGTGGACCGAAGATCCCTTTGGCATCCATGTCTTGGATTTCGACTCGGTCAAGCACGCCCAGGTGGAACTGGGCCTGGGGCCGCTGCACACCCAATTCGATGACAAGGGTTTTGCCTACACCAGCCTGTTCCTGGATAGCGCCGTGGCCAAGTGGAAGCTGGGCGGCGACGATCCGGCGAGCTGGACTCTGGTCGAGAAGCTCCCTGTCCAGTACAATATCGGCCACCTGGCGGCGGCCGAAGGCGACACCGTCAGCCCGGATGGCAAGTATCTCGTGGCCTTGAACAAGTGGGCCGTCGACCGTTTCTCACCGGTAGGGCCGCTGCTGCCGCAGAACCTGCAGTTGGTGGACATCGGCGGCGCCAACATGCAACTTCTCTACGACATGGCCATGGGCATCGGCGAGCCGCACTACGCCCAGATCATCAAGGCCGACAAGATCAAGGCGCTGAATGCCTATCCCGAAGTGGGCTGGGACCCGATCAAGTGGCAGAAGTCGGAATTTGCCACCAAGCCCGGCGAGGAGAAGGTCGTCCGCAACGGCAACGAGGTCGAGGTCTTCATGACGGCGGTGCGCTCGCACCTGAACCCGGAACATGTCAAGATCAAGAAGGGCGACCATGTGGTCTGGCACATTACCAACATCGAGACCGCGCACGACGCCACCCACGGCTTCAATCTGGCTGGATACAACATCGGCCTGAGCATCGAGCCGGGCGAGACCGCCAGCTTCGAGTTTGACGCCGTCAACGATGGCACCTATGCTTACTACTGCACCGAGTTCTGCTCGGCCTTGCACCTGGAAATGATGGGCTATATGCTCGTCGAGCCATAA